Proteins from a single region of Punica granatum isolate Tunisia-2019 chromosome 8, ASM765513v2, whole genome shotgun sequence:
- the LOC116186979 gene encoding chalcone synthase 3-like: MVTAIGEMRANQRAKGHASILAIGTATPESCFHQADFPDYYFRVTKSEHMTDLKQKFTRICDRSTVKKRYMIFTEEFLRENPMFCSHNVPSLNARQDTLMDYIPKLAAKAASKAIMEWGQPKSMITHVIVCTVIASEMPGVDVKLIKLLGLNPSVKRIMLYHQGCFAGGTVLRIAKDLVENNANARVLVVSAESIIGDFRGPSEENMASLVLQAIFGDGAAALIIGADPVEAVERPIFQIAFTAETIIPDTEDGVSGKLRDTGLKFILSDKVPSLIADNIEKSLMEAFGPIGIDDWNSVFWAPHPGGPKILDKIESKLRLTKDKLAASRHVLQEYGNMSSACVLFILDEMRRRSKEDRMLTTGEGLEWGVLFGFGPGLTVETVVLRSCPIV; this comes from the exons ATGGTTACTGCTATCGGGGAAATGAGGGCAAACCAACGGGCTAAAGGCCATGCATCCATCCTAGCCATTGGAACTGCTACTCCCGAAAGCTGTTTCCATCAAGCTGATTTTCCTGACTACTACTTCCGTGTCACAAAAAGCGAACACATGACCGACCTCAAACAGAAGTTCACTCGCATTT GCGACAGGTCGACCGTGAAGAAAAGGTATATGATCTTCACAGAAGAGTTTCTTAGGGAAAACCCTATGTTCTGCTCCCACAATGTTCCATCTCTTAATGCTCGACAAGACACGCTAATGGACTACATACCAAAGCTAGCTGCGAAAGCCGCATCCAAGGCTATCATGGAGTGGGGGCAACCCAAGTCGATGATCACCCATGTCATCGTATGCACCGTTATTGCATCAGAAATGCCTGGGGTGGACGTTAAGCTGATTAAGCTACTGGGGCTCAATCCATCAGTCAAAAGGATCATGCTCTATCACCAGG GTTGCTTTGCTGGTGGAACGGTCCTTCGGATAGCTAAGGATCTCGTGGAGAATAATGCCAATGCACGAGTGCTCGTAGTCAGCGCAGAGAGCATTATTGGAGACTTTCGAGGGCCATCAGAGGAAAATATGGCTTCTCTTGTATTGCAGGCGATCTTCGGGGATGGGGCAGCTGCACTGATAATTGGTGCTGATCCGGTAGAGGCGGTTGAGCGACCCATATTCCAAATTGCATTCACTGCAGAGACCATCATACCTGACACAGAAGATGGTGTCTCGGGAAAGTTACGAGATACTGGTTTAAAATTCATCTTATCAGACAAGGTTCCCTCCTTGATTGCTGACAACATCGAGAAGAGCTTGATGGAGGCCTTCGGTCCAATTGGTATCGATGATTGGAACTCAGTATTTTGGGCACCTCACCCAGGCGGGCCGAAAATCCTTGACAAAATTGAATCAAAGCTACGATTAACCAAAGACAAGTTAGCGGCTTCCAGGCATGTGTTGCAAGAGTACGGGAACATGTCTAGCGCCTGTGTGCTATTCATTCTTGATGAGATGAGAAGGAGGTCAAAAGAGGATCGAATGCTCACCACCGGCGAAGGCCTCGAGTGGGGCGTACTTTTCGGGTTTGGCCCAGGCCTTACCGTTGAGACAGTCGTGCTTCGCAGCTGTCCTATCGTGTAG